ATTGTCGAGGCGTCCAGCCTTCGTACGCGAAGCGCCAACACGCCCTTGCTTGGCATGACCCTTTGTGGCCGAAACCGATTTACGATTGTCGATGGAGAATTGCGTTTTGCCGCCTGACACCGGAATGAACGGAACCCGCTTTACGCCCGCCTGGGACGCCGCGCTTGCCCTGGCGGATGGGACGATCTTCCGTGGACGTGGCTTTGGCGCCGATTTCGACGCTGACGGTGAAGTCGTATTTACGACTTCGATGACCGGTTATCAGGAAGTCTGCACCGATCCCTCGTTCGCTGGTCAGATCGTGTGCATGACGTTTCCGCTCATCGGTAACTACGGAGTCAATCAGGCCGACGCCGAATCGCGCCAACCATGGATATCGGGTCTCATCGTCAGGGAACTCTGCAATCTGCCCAGCAATTGGCGCTCAGAGGGAACGCTCGACGCCTACTTGCGCGACAACCAGATTCCGGGCATCTCGGGCATCGACACTCGTGCCCTTACCCGCCACATTCGCACGAGCGGCGACATCCGTGGCGTCCTCGTTCGCAAGATGCAAGGTGTGACGGACGAGGAGCTCGTCGAGCGGGCGAAGGTCGCCCGGCTGCCCGGTGAATGGGACGTTGTCGGTCTCGTAGGCCACGATGGACTGCAGCGTTTTGGCGCCGGCGACGGGCCGCACATCGTTATCGTCGATTGCGGGGTCAAGTTCAACATCGTGCAATCGCTTGTCGACCGCGGCGCCGTCGTGTCTGTCGTGCCCTACGGCACTCCATTCGCGGATATCGAAGCGCTGAGACCCGATGGCGTCGTCGTTTCGCCTGGTCCGGGAGATCCCAAGAACCTCGATAGTGGTCTCGATGTCGTTCGCGCCACGCTCGACGCTGATGTTCCCTATTTTGGTATCTGTCTCGGGCACCAACTGCTTGCGCGCGCTATCGGCGCGGATACCGGCAAGCTCAAGTTCGGCCACCGTGGAGGCAATCATCCGGTGCAGGACGTGCGTTCTGGCCAGGTTTCGATCACCGCGCAGAATCATGGATTCTACGTGGACGGTTCGACGCTCCCGACTGGCAAGGATTGGGAAGTTGCGCTCGTCAATCTCAACGACCGCAGCGTCGAGGGCCTTCGCCATGCGTCCTTGCCGATCATCTCGGTGCAGTTCCATCCCGAAGCGTCGCCTGGCCCATGGGACAGCGGCAATCTCTTCGACGACTTTCTCGATATGGTGAGGGCAAGGAAAGCAGCGTGAGCAATCAAATTCGCAGCGTCCTCGTCCTCGGCTCGGGGCCCATCGTCATCGGGCAGGCGGCGGAGTTCGACTACGCGGGAACTCAGGCATGTCGCGCTCTGCGGGAAGAGGGGATTCGCACCATCCTCGTCAATTCCAATCCCGCCACGATCATGACTGATGAAGACGTCGCCGATGCGGTCTACATCGAACCGCTCAAGCCCGAAGTCATCCGTCGCATCATCCAGCGGGAGCGGCCCGATGGACTGCTCCCGACGCTCGGCGGTCAAACCGGACTCAATCTGGCGGTGGAAGTCGCTGAGCTCGGGATCCTCGACCGCTATGGCGTGAAACTGCTGGGCACCCAGCTGTCGGCCATCAAGCGCGCCGAAGATCGTGCTCTGTTCAAGGCAATGCTGGAGGAAATCGGAGAGCCCGCGGTCGAGAGCGCCATCGTTCATTCGATCGAGGAAGCGCGCGAGTTTGCGGATCGAGTCCCGCTCCCGCTCGTCATTCGCCCAGCCTTCACCCTGGGTGGCACTGGTGGCGGTGTGGCCACCACGCCGGACGAGCTCAATCGCATAGTGGCAAGCGGTCTCAATGCCAGCCCGATTCATCAGATCCTGCTGGAGCGCGATCTCACCGGCTGGAAAGAAATCGAATACGAGGTCATGCGGGACAGCCGCGACACCTGCATCACGATCTGCAATATGGAGAACTTCGACCCCATGGGCGTCCATACGGGCGACTCAATCGTCGTTGCGCCCTCGCAGACCCTCTCCGACTACGAGTACCAGATGCTCCGTTCTTCGGCGCTCAAGATCATCCGCGCGCTCGAGATCGAAGGCGGTTGCAACATTCAGTACGCCCTGGATCCGGATTCGTTTGCGTATTCGGTGATCGAGGTCAACCCGCGTGTCAGCCGATCCTCCGCGCTTGCCTCGAAAGCGACGGGGTATCCCATTGCGCGGCTCGCAGCCAAGATCGCTATCGGCAAGACGCTCGATGAACTCCGTAATGCGGTTACGCAGAAGACCACGGCCGCATTCGAACCGGCGCTCGACTATGCAGTCGTGAAGATTCCGCGTTGGCCGTTCGACAAGTTCGTGCGCGCCGACCGCACCATCAGCACGCAAATGAAGGCAACCGGCGAGGTGATGGCCGTCGACCGGTCATTCGAAGGCGCGCTGCAGAAAGCGGTTCGCTCGCTCGAAGGGCAAGCCAAGGACCTCGCCTGGGTCGACGCGCGATGGACTCCGGAACAGACCGAGGCATTGATTCGGAAGCCGAACGATCTGCGCCTCTGGGCGATCATGTCAGCGTTGCGATCCGGCGTCACCGTCGAAACGATCCATGTCTGGTCGAAGATCGACGAATGGTTCCTCGACAAACTGTTCGGACTTGTCGAGATCGAACAGGCCATCGCGGCCTCGGAGGGCGATCTCGATCCGGAGCTGCTGTGGGCCGCCAAGCGCGCGGGTTTCAGCGATCGTCAGATTGCCACGCTGCTCGGTACGACCGAGACCGATGTGCGCGACTATCGTGTCGGACTCGGCATGACTCCGGTCTACAAGATGGTCGACACGTGCGCCGGCGAGTTCGAAGCCTCGACGCCATACTTCTACTCGACGTACGAGTTCGAAGACGAAGCCGCACCCATCGAGGGTGAGCGCGCGCTGGTTGTCGGTTCAGGTCCGATTCGCATCGGACAGGGAATCGAATTCGACTATTGCTCGGTCCATGCAGCGCGCGCGCTGCACGATGCCGGTGTGGCGTCGATCATGATCAACTCCAATCCCGAGACGGTCTCGACCGATTTCGATGCCTCCGACCGGCTCTATTTCGAACCGCTCGATGCCGAAAGTGTCGACGCGGTCATCAAGCACGAACGTCCCGACGGAGAAGGTGCTGGTCCGCCAGTCATCGTGCAGTTTGGCGGTCAGACCGCCATCAATCTTGCCGAACCGCTCACCGACCGCGGCGCTGAGATTCTGGGTTCCTCCCAGGACTCGATCGACCTCGCCGAGGATCGCTATCGATTCGAAGCCTTCCTGCGAGAGCTCGGCATCCCGCAACCGAACGGGGCCGCGGTCACGACCCTGGCTGACGCCGAGGCAGTCGCCGATCGAATAGGCTATCCAGTGCTGGTGCGCCCCTCCTATGTTCTCGGCGGACGGGCGATGGAAGTCGTCTACAGTTCCGAGCAGCTCTCCCGCTACATCCGCAACGCGACGACGATGACCGTCGATCGCCCTGTTCTGGTGGACAAGTACCTGCTCGGCAAAGAGGTCGAAGTCGATGCGATTTGCGACGGAACCGACGTCCTCATTCCCGGCATCATGGAGCACATCGAACGCGCCGGCGTGCATTCTGGTGACTCCTTCGCGGTCTACCCTGGCATCCGGCTCTTCCCGGCAGAGATCGAAACCATCGTCGACTACACCACGCGCATCGCCCTGGCTATAGGCGCTCGAGGTTTGATCAATATTCAATACGTCATCCATAGCGGACGACTCTACGTGCTCGAGGTCAACCCTCGCTCCTCCCGAACAGTGCCGTTCATGAGCAAGGTCACTGGCGTACCGATGGTGCGTTTGGCCACCAATATCATGCTCGGCAAGACGCTGAAGGATCAGGGCTTTGCCGGTGGTCTCTGGCCGCGACAACCGCTGGTTGCGGTCAAAGCGCCAGTGTTTTCGATGGCCAAGCTCCGCGGCGTCGAAGTCAACCTCGGACCAGAAATGAAGTCGACCGGCGAGGTGATGGGCGTCGATCGGAACTTTGACTCGGCGTTCTATAAGGCGCTCATTGCCGCTGGGCTGTCGCTTCCTCCGCGCGGATCGATCCTCATCTCCCTCGCCGATGAAGACAAGGCCGATTCGCTCGAAATGATCAACTCATTGGTCCGCCAGGGATACAAGCTCTACGCCACCGAAGGGACCGCGGCGATGATCGAGCGGGCCGGAATGCCGGTTCAAATGGTGACCAAGCGCATCGGGCGTGGCAAACCGGATGTGGTCGATGTCATCCTGCTTGGCATTGTCGACGGGGTGATCAACACGCCTGGTCCAGCCGACAAGGAGTTCCTCGACGGGCTCGAGATTCGGCGAGCCGCGGTCGAACGTGGCGTGCCGTGCATCACATCGATCGATACTGCCCGCGCCATGGTAGCCTCGATGGAACGCGCAACTGAGGTCTATACCGTTCAACCCATCACGGCGTATCGTGAGACAGGCACCGGTTACTAGACCGGGTGTGATCGACAATCGGGAGGGTGGAGCATGGTCCAGAAGGTCATGTATGGGATGCTCGCGCTGGTGCCCATCACACTCGCGCTCGAGTTTCTCGATATCGGCAGCCATTCGCTGATCTTCGTCCTGAGCGCGCTTAGCCTGATCCCTCTTGCAGGTGTGTTGGGAACCGCGACCGAAGAAACCGCCATCTACACCGGTCCGAAGATCGGTTCGCTGCTGAATGCCACGTTGGGCAACCTTGCCGAACTCATTATTGCGGTCGCCGCCTTGCGTGAAGGCCTCGAAAGTGTCGTGCGGGCCAGCATCGCTGGTTCGATCATCGGGAACATCCTGATCGTGCTCGGCGCATCATTGCTCCTGGGCGGACTGAAGAACGGGATTCAGTCGTTCGATCCGCGCGAAGCGTCCACAAACGCCACCATGATGACCCTGGCGGTCATTTCGCTCGTCGTTCCCGGCCTCTTCTATCTGACCAATGCGGATGGTGTCACGCTCGATCGGCACGACGCCGAACGGTTGAGCGATGGCGTCGCCCTCATCATGCTGGTCATCTACGCGGCTTATCTCTACTTTACGCTTTTCGACAAGCGTTCCCAGAAGCCGCACAAGGAGCACATCGAAAAAGCCACGATGTCGCTCAAGGTTGCGATTGGGTTGCTGGTTGCCGCCACGCTGGCGGTCGTTGTGATGAGCGAGATCCTGGTTGGCGTGTTGGAGCCAACGGCTGAATCCTGGGGGCTGAGCGAAGTCTTCATCGGGCTCATCGTCGTCCCGCTGGTCGGCAATGTCGCGGAGCATCTTGTGGCCGTGAAGGCCGCCTGGAACAATGACATGGATCTGAGCCTGGGTATCGCGCTCGGATCGGGGTTGCAGGTGGCCCTGTTTGTGGCGCCAGTCCTGGTGCTCATCGGTGAGGTCATCGATAAGCCGATCCCGATGGTCTTCAACACATGGGAACTCATTGCGCTCATCGCGGCGG
Above is a genomic segment from Thermomicrobiales bacterium containing:
- the cax gene encoding calcium/proton exchanger, producing the protein MVQKVMYGMLALVPITLALEFLDIGSHSLIFVLSALSLIPLAGVLGTATEETAIYTGPKIGSLLNATLGNLAELIIAVAALREGLESVVRASIAGSIIGNILIVLGASLLLGGLKNGIQSFDPREASTNATMMTLAVISLVVPGLFYLTNADGVTLDRHDAERLSDGVALIMLVIYAAYLYFTLFDKRSQKPHKEHIEKATMSLKVAIGLLVAATLAVVVMSEILVGVLEPTAESWGLSEVFIGLIVVPLVGNVAEHLVAVKAAWNNDMDLSLGIALGSGLQVALFVAPVLVLIGEVIDKPIPMVFNTWELIALIAAVLLAVAISQDGESNWLEGAQLIAVYLILGTAFYFAG
- the carA gene encoding glutamine-hydrolyzing carbamoyl-phosphate synthase small subunit gives rise to the protein MENCVLPPDTGMNGTRFTPAWDAALALADGTIFRGRGFGADFDADGEVVFTTSMTGYQEVCTDPSFAGQIVCMTFPLIGNYGVNQADAESRQPWISGLIVRELCNLPSNWRSEGTLDAYLRDNQIPGISGIDTRALTRHIRTSGDIRGVLVRKMQGVTDEELVERAKVARLPGEWDVVGLVGHDGLQRFGAGDGPHIVIVDCGVKFNIVQSLVDRGAVVSVVPYGTPFADIEALRPDGVVVSPGPGDPKNLDSGLDVVRATLDADVPYFGICLGHQLLARAIGADTGKLKFGHRGGNHPVQDVRSGQVSITAQNHGFYVDGSTLPTGKDWEVALVNLNDRSVEGLRHASLPIISVQFHPEASPGPWDSGNLFDDFLDMVRARKAA
- the carB gene encoding carbamoyl-phosphate synthase large subunit, with protein sequence MSNQIRSVLVLGSGPIVIGQAAEFDYAGTQACRALREEGIRTILVNSNPATIMTDEDVADAVYIEPLKPEVIRRIIQRERPDGLLPTLGGQTGLNLAVEVAELGILDRYGVKLLGTQLSAIKRAEDRALFKAMLEEIGEPAVESAIVHSIEEAREFADRVPLPLVIRPAFTLGGTGGGVATTPDELNRIVASGLNASPIHQILLERDLTGWKEIEYEVMRDSRDTCITICNMENFDPMGVHTGDSIVVAPSQTLSDYEYQMLRSSALKIIRALEIEGGCNIQYALDPDSFAYSVIEVNPRVSRSSALASKATGYPIARLAAKIAIGKTLDELRNAVTQKTTAAFEPALDYAVVKIPRWPFDKFVRADRTISTQMKATGEVMAVDRSFEGALQKAVRSLEGQAKDLAWVDARWTPEQTEALIRKPNDLRLWAIMSALRSGVTVETIHVWSKIDEWFLDKLFGLVEIEQAIAASEGDLDPELLWAAKRAGFSDRQIATLLGTTETDVRDYRVGLGMTPVYKMVDTCAGEFEASTPYFYSTYEFEDEAAPIEGERALVVGSGPIRIGQGIEFDYCSVHAARALHDAGVASIMINSNPETVSTDFDASDRLYFEPLDAESVDAVIKHERPDGEGAGPPVIVQFGGQTAINLAEPLTDRGAEILGSSQDSIDLAEDRYRFEAFLRELGIPQPNGAAVTTLADAEAVADRIGYPVLVRPSYVLGGRAMEVVYSSEQLSRYIRNATTMTVDRPVLVDKYLLGKEVEVDAICDGTDVLIPGIMEHIERAGVHSGDSFAVYPGIRLFPAEIETIVDYTTRIALAIGARGLINIQYVIHSGRLYVLEVNPRSSRTVPFMSKVTGVPMVRLATNIMLGKTLKDQGFAGGLWPRQPLVAVKAPVFSMAKLRGVEVNLGPEMKSTGEVMGVDRNFDSAFYKALIAAGLSLPPRGSILISLADEDKADSLEMINSLVRQGYKLYATEGTAAMIERAGMPVQMVTKRIGRGKPDVVDVILLGIVDGVINTPGPADKEFLDGLEIRRAAVERGVPCITSIDTARAMVASMERATEVYTVQPITAYRETGTGY